The Gloeomargarita lithophora Alchichica-D10 genomic sequence GCTAATATCATACACTATTATGTCTGCAATCAGCCACTAGAGAGCCTTTCAGACTTTTCAAGGATCAAAAAATTGCACTATTCCCTGAATTGACGACCCTGCGGGACACCCCCGGATCGCTCCGTACTGCATCCCCGTCACAGCCAGAGATACCTGAACCTAGAATATCTGAAATCCAGGCAACTCTTTCCAGGTTTCCTCCCGATTATAAGCGGTGATCCGGTCGGCACAACGCCCACACAATCCCACCAAAAGCAAACGGTCTTCCGTCTCTAAAATTTGCTCTAATTCCCATCGCAATTTTTCCCGTAAACGCTCGCTTAAATGACATCGAAAAATAGATAATTGTACGCTTTCTCCGTATCCTTTCAACAACTTAAACGCTTTTCGCCACCGCTTCGGGTCACGAATATCATAACAGATGAGATACCAGTGTTTAGTTTCCGCCATAATCCTACCTCAAAACGAGTTGAGCAAATAACCCCCCTTCTCCGTTCCATTCTTTCTCTAACAGACGTACTTCCAGTTCAATTAAACGCCGATAGGTCAGAGAATAATTTGTTACCGGATGTTTCCAGCTTTCCCCTTTGCGCCGCTCATAGAGTTCGATAAATTTTTTGCGTCCCACATCCGTAAGCCACACCTGTTGACCTCGTTTTTCAAAATCTTCTCGTACTTGCCACTGCCCGCGATTGATAGACGCAACCACAATCATATCCACCAAAGGCACTCGGAAAATTTCCATCAAATCCAAACCTAAAGGATACGCCTGACTCCTTGGTTGATGATAAAAACCCAAAGCAGGTTCTAAACCCACTGTTAAAATTGAATGATTAACATCCTTCAAAAGCAAAGCATAACCAAACCCCAACAAACAATTAAAACAATCCTGAGGCGGACGACGATTGCGGCCAGAAAATTGTAACTCAGGGTCAATATTAGGGGAAAGTGAAAGTGGCAAACCTTGAAAATATAAGGCCGCTAAATTGCCTTCAAAACCCAATAAGGATGCAATAGAATCCACCGATTCTACCTGTTTTAACAATGCTTTCATTTGGTCAATGGTTTGCTGTAATTCTGGCGGTCGTTCCCCCCGCATCAAAAACCGCCGTTGTCCTTGCCCCCGACATTGCACCAGTTGCCGTGCCAATCGCAGGCAGAGTTCTGGGTCTGTGAGAGCTTTATATTGTTGAATGCGTCTTTGAATACTCCCTTGGCGAGTGTCCAAACTACCCATGTACCGTCCACCACCCGACACAAAATGCACCCCAATCTGTTGGTAAGCACAGAGATGGAGTGCCTGGGTAGATATTTGGGCAAAACTATGTAATACCAACTGATCTACCATCCGGGCTGGTATTTTTTTGGCTGGCTCATCGAGTGGTGTAATTTTTATTTCTTCACCGCTTTTTCCGACTTTAGTTCCTGGTTCCATCACATGAATAATTTGCCGCTCTTCATCCTTGGGAAATAAACGTAATGGTGCCCGCTCTGGGTCTTGAGCTAATCGCGCTTCTTCGGGCAAACAAACCGGCGCAAGGGAACAACGCACACATAATTTTTCATTATTCGTTACCGGTGGTCTTTGGGGCGATTGTCGCAAATTTCTGGCCTGTTCGACCGCATCTCGAACTTTCTGACGACCTACATCATTCACCGGAATTTTTACTAAAACATTATCCCGATGGTAACGAATTCTTCCCTCTAAAACCGTTGTATTCAGTGCCAATTCAATCAAATAGGCATAGGCTAAAATTTGCAAATGGTCACTATCCCACGCCTGGGGTTGATAATTATCACCCCGCCGACAACGACCCCGTTTATGTTCGTAGGGAATGATCTGTCCATCCCGTTCCCTAAGTGCATCAACTTTACCGCGCAAGCCCAATTCAACACTTTCTAAAAACAGTTCTTCCGTGTCTTCATCTTTTTCTAATTCAACGTGCAATCTACGCCCTGCGAATACCGCTTCATCCTGGGTATAAAGTTCTTCAACCTCTTCGAGATAAAATAAACGTGGGCAATAGGCCAGGGCATGGAGCGCAGAAACCCGGATGGTTTCCTGTTCAACGACCGGAGCAGGTAGAGTGGTAATCATGGTGGTGAGGAGTTAATGCGGTGAGCAGTTCCGTGCACCTACAGCATAGCGGGATTTTTTCTGTGGTGTCTATTTCTTCCTTCTTGATTTATTCAGCACCCTAGGAAGAGTTACTGGTGTTTGAATATCAACCCAACAATCTTCCTGCCATTGATTACTTAGTTCAAACCGCTGAAATGTTCCTTGTCCTGTTTTTCTATCAACCCAAACCGGTAAACCAATCAAACCCCTCTTATCTCTTACTAACCAACGAATCACGCCATCGGTTTCACGATAATTACGAATCCCATTTACCATTGCCCAAGACTCCCCTAAACTTAAACCACCAAAGCGGACAATTTGATTGGGAGAAGAAAAAACGATTGCTACTCGTTCCGATAGTTTTATATTGGCTGATTCATTGCTCGAATCTAATCTGATAGCCACCCTCACATCTGTTAGTAACTCCTGAAAGTTCGGCTTAGAATAGTTTTGGCTGGGATAAATACCCTCCCCATATTTGTTTATTCGTTTCGTTGCATCGCCACCAACCACAAATTTATGGCTACGCTGTTTACGGACAATCCGAGATACAGGAGGATCGTTTCCAATTATTCCGATCGCTAACTTCACACCCAAGTGGGCGATCATATTCTCTTCACCTACTAAGGATAGAAAAAATCCATACAAAGTTGAAGGGGGCGGGTAAAGATAGGTTTCCTTGAAGTCTCTAGCAAAACTACGGGGGA encodes the following:
- the cas2 gene encoding CRISPR-associated endonuclease Cas2 codes for the protein MAETKHWYLICYDIRDPKRWRKAFKLLKGYGESVQLSIFRCHLSERLREKLRWELEQILETEDRLLLVGLCGRCADRITAYNREETWKELPGFQIF
- a CDS encoding type I-MYXAN CRISPR-associated endonuclease Cas4/Cas1 codes for the protein MITTLPAPVVEQETIRVSALHALAYCPRLFYLEEVEELYTQDEAVFAGRRLHVELEKDEDTEELFLESVELGLRGKVDALRERDGQIIPYEHKRGRCRRGDNYQPQAWDSDHLQILAYAYLIELALNTTVLEGRIRYHRDNVLVKIPVNDVGRQKVRDAVEQARNLRQSPQRPPVTNNEKLCVRCSLAPVCLPEEARLAQDPERAPLRLFPKDEERQIIHVMEPGTKVGKSGEEIKITPLDEPAKKIPARMVDQLVLHSFAQISTQALHLCAYQQIGVHFVSGGGRYMGSLDTRQGSIQRRIQQYKALTDPELCLRLARQLVQCRGQGQRRFLMRGERPPELQQTIDQMKALLKQVESVDSIASLLGFEGNLAALYFQGLPLSLSPNIDPELQFSGRNRRPPQDCFNCLLGFGYALLLKDVNHSILTVGLEPALGFYHQPRSQAYPLGLDLMEIFRVPLVDMIVVASINRGQWQVREDFEKRGQQVWLTDVGRKKFIELYERRKGESWKHPVTNYSLTYRRLIELEVRLLEKEWNGEGGLFAQLVLR
- the cas5 gene encoding CRISPR-associated protein Cas5, whose protein sequence is MNQIFYLECPCTSFPRSFARDFKETYLYPPPSTLYGFFLSLVGEENMIAHLGVKLAIGIIGNDPPVSRIVRKQRSHKFVVGGDATKRINKYGEGIYPSQNYSKPNFQELLTDVRVAIRLDSSNESANIKLSERVAIVFSSPNQIVRFGGLSLGESWAMVNGIRNYRETDGVIRWLVRDKRGLIGLPVWVDRKTGQGTFQRFELSNQWQEDCWVDIQTPVTLPRVLNKSRRKK